From one Triticum urartu cultivar G1812 chromosome 3, Tu2.1, whole genome shotgun sequence genomic stretch:
- the LOC125542716 gene encoding probable serine/threonine-protein kinase WNK9: protein MSSMLDSWKMRSIPAPSISVSLVSSVTEDGWQSASFVLWKGEFLLKNHMYLTDHINLLLRFPHTTGCLKNVELSSEVLQWLALPGIGRRL, encoded by the exons ATGTCCTCGATGCTGGACTCCTG GAAGATGAGGTCTATTCCAGCGCCTTCAATTTCAGTCTCTCTGGTCTCAAGTGTGACTGAAGATGGGTGGCAATCTGCAAGTTTCGTGCTTTGGAAGGGTGAATTCTTACTGAAAAACCATATGTATCTTACCGACCATATTAATTTATTGCTAAGGTTTCCTCATACCACTG GCTGTTTAAAGAATGTTGAGTTGTCAAGCGAGGTGCTGCAGTGGCTGGCGTTGCCGGGCATAGGACGACGTCTCTAG